Below is a genomic region from Pseudomonas svalbardensis.
GCGAAGCTTATGCCTTGCAAGGCGCGGGGCACAAACCTCGATCGCTCAAGACTGCGTTACCGCGACAGCAACAATCGCGCGCAATTAACGCAAGCCCGCTCCCACAGGTCACAGCGTCAGGGTTCCGCTGATGCAGGTCACCACCGCGCCGCCAATCCAGATCTCGTCGCCCACATGCTCGACCTGAATGCGTCCGGCGCGGCCCATGGTCAGGCCCTGGCTGACCACATAGGACGCCGGCGCCAGTCCTTCGCTGAGCAACCATTGGGCAACTCCGGCGTTCAGGCTGCCGGTGGCAGGGTCTTCCGGCATGCCGTCGCCGGAGATGAACGCCCGCACTTCGAACTGTGCGTCATCGCCATCGCGCTCGGGATGCCACGGCGCGATGACACCGACGGCCAGGCCAAGCATTTGCGAATGATCCGGTTGCAGGTCCAGCACCTGCTGGCGATCCTCGACCATCACGGCCAGCCATCCGGCACCGTTGTCGACCCACTGAGTGCGCACAATCGCTCCCGATTCCAGCCCGAGCCCCCGCCGCACCCGTTCCACCACATCCGCTTCCACCGGCCCGGTTTTGAGCAATGGCGGTGCGAGAAAGGCCAGCGCTGTCCCTTGTCGACGAACCCGCACCAGCCCCACGCCGCACTCCTGAATGATCTCTTCGCCCTTGGGCACGCCACCGGCCTCCAGCCACGCATGGCAGGTGCCCAGTGTCGGATGGCCAGCGAACGGCAATTCGTTCAGGGTGGTGAAGATCCGCACGCGATAATCGGCGCGAGGATCGCGCGGCTCGAGTATGAATGTGGTTTCGCTGAGGTTGGTCCAGCTGGCGAACGCCGCCATGCGCTCATCGCTGAGCTCATCGGCGCCGAACACCACCGCCAACGGATTGCCCTTGAGCGCAACACGGCTGAAGACATCTACTTGCTTGAAATCGAATGAGTGCATGGCCTGCCTTGGTCTTGATCAAATCGAAGCGTTTGACTTGGGAATTTCCAGCCCGCGCATCACCGCCGGCCGTGCCAGAAAGCGCTCCAGCACACGCGTGACGTTCGGGAAGTCCTCGATGCCCACCAGCTCGCCGGCCTCATAGAATCCGATCAGGTTGCGCACCCAGGGGAAGGTCGCGATGTCCGCGATGGTGTAGCGCTCGCCCATGATCCAGTCGCGCCCTTCCAGGCGGTTATCGAGGACATTGAGCAGGCGTTTGCTTTCATCGACGTAGCGGTCGCGGGGACGTTTGTCCTCGTAGTCCTTGCCGGCAAATCTATTGAAAAAACCGACCTGGCCGAACATCGGTCCGATGCCGCCCATCTGAAACATCAGCCACTGGATAGTCTCGTATCTCGCCGCCGATTCCTGGGCCAGCAGTTGCCCGCTCTTGTCGGCCAGGTAAATCAGAATCGCCCCGGACTCGAACAGCGCCAGGGGTTGATCCCCCGGACCGTGGGGGTCGAGGATTGCCGGGATCTTGTTGTTGGGGTTCAGCGAAAGAAATTCGGGGGACATCTGATCATGGGTGTCGAAGGCCACACGATGCGGTTCGTAGGGCAGTCCGATCTCTTCGAGCATGATCGACACCTTGACGCCGTTGGGGGTCGGCAAGGAGTAAAGCTGGATCCACTCGGGGTATTGAGCCGGCCATTTTTGGGTAATCGGGAACGCGGACAGATCGGTCATGGGAAGCATCCACACGGAAAAAGTAGCTGCTGATCATAATGTAGGGCCTGGCGAAGGCTACGATTTTTTGGCGTATCAATGTTGCTGATAAGCAAGATCAATAGATCCCAGCCGGTCAGTGGCGCCAACACGTGTACTGTGTCCATAAATCCGCAACATCCTGTCGATAACCTCTGCTCTAACCCATCTCAGGTTGCCGCTACAGTGCTGCGCACTCGCTCGGATCGAACCAAATGGGCTTCAGAGGACTCTGAGCATTGCCCTTTCGGAAACGGACCGGCCCAACGACATGGAAAACACCCGACGCAGGGAGCTCGCGGTGTAAAGGTTTGTCAGCCTTAACCGAATGCGCTGAAGATCACCTATTCAAATGATGAACCTTTTTAATTTCGCCAAACGCTTCAAGCATCGCGCGTATGTCGTCCTGCCCTCCCTGTTGGCGGTCAGCGCGCTGTTCCTGTCCCTTGAGTCCAGCGAAAGCCGCGCCCAACCGGCGGACGGCACCCAGACGCTGGTGTTCCTGCGTCACGCGGAAAAACCCGCCGGCGGCCTCGGCCAGCTCAACTGTCAGGGTCTGAACCGTGCCATCGACCTGGCCACCTTGCTGCCGGAAAAATTCGGCAAGGCCAACTACGTGTTTGC
It encodes:
- a CDS encoding glutathione binding-like protein translates to MTDLSAFPITQKWPAQYPEWIQLYSLPTPNGVKVSIMLEEIGLPYEPHRVAFDTHDQMSPEFLSLNPNNKIPAILDPHGPGDQPLALFESGAILIYLADKSGQLLAQESAARYETIQWLMFQMGGIGPMFGQVGFFNRFAGKDYEDKRPRDRYVDESKRLLNVLDNRLEGRDWIMGERYTIADIATFPWVRNLIGFYEAGELVGIEDFPNVTRVLERFLARPAVMRGLEIPKSNASI
- a CDS encoding PhzF family phenazine biosynthesis protein produces the protein MHSFDFKQVDVFSRVALKGNPLAVVFGADELSDERMAAFASWTNLSETTFILEPRDPRADYRVRIFTTLNELPFAGHPTLGTCHAWLEAGGVPKGEEIIQECGVGLVRVRRQGTALAFLAPPLLKTGPVEADVVERVRRGLGLESGAIVRTQWVDNGAGWLAVMVEDRQQVLDLQPDHSQMLGLAVGVIAPWHPERDGDDAQFEVRAFISGDGMPEDPATGSLNAGVAQWLLSEGLAPASYVVSQGLTMGRAGRIQVEHVGDEIWIGGAVVTCISGTLTL